The stretch of DNA CTCTTTTCGACCACATTGAATTATAGACATTGAGACACCTATTCCTTATATCAAAAACAACTAAAACCCAATGTTGATCATCTTTGACATGAACATATATCAAAACATAATCAACAAACAACCACCGAGTATTAGCATACATACAATACCCCTCCATATACTCAATTACCATATTACTCTTAGGCACAGAATCAATATTTTTCTTAGACTTCACAAAGTTTTCATACAACTCAACCACCTtgttgtaaaaattaaaatctgtCGTAGTTACAGAAACAGTAACCCGAGGATCATACTTCAGTTTCTTTCTCAAGTAGTAAAATATAACATCCAaatgctgaaaaaaaaaattatataaattatagacaacaacaaaaaaacatacaaacaataaaaaaagatacaaaaatatatataaaaacactCACAGAGTCAGACAAACATCTCCCAGGCGTCAATAGATCATAAAACCACCATTTATCACTAACAGAATCAATTGAGAAATCCAAAGGTGCATCCAACATGTTCTTTCCTCTAACAAACTTCTTCTTCCTATTAAAAGTAACAGATTAGTGAATAACCATATACAGATAAACATCAAACAAAAAAAGTtgtgtaaaaaaataacaatacttATTCTGGTCATTAAAGCCATCAAGAAACCACTCATCAAATGAATCTTGTTGAAGATAATGCGGTGGATCAAGCAACTCAGAATTGAAAGGGTGTAGACCTTTCAAATACTTTGTTTCACCAATCTTAACAGATTTTCCGGACGAATCCCCAAAGTCAATTCTAATAACACCTTGCAAATCCCTTGGGGTACCAGCACTACCCAAATCAATAACTTTGGATTTTTCCTACAATAATATGAAAACCCAAAACAAaaagtcaaaaaaaattaaaaaataattaaaaaattaatcatacataaatatatacaaatcaTACCATACTCTTCTTCAACTCATAATCATGACAAACAGCATCCACTTTCTCTGATATAATTAACATTTCAGCAGATGTAATACCATCGTCAGTGCTCTCACTATCCCTTTTAGATGCTTCTATAACATTGTCATccccaataatttttttatcttccAACAAATCTACAACATTTTCAGACTGGGCCAACAAGGAACCCATAATATCAAAACTTGGACGATCATTACCAACCTGAAAAAGCAACATATTAGTTACTaaatcaacaaaataaaatacaaaagcataataaaacaaaaataaataaaaaacaaaacctTATCCATGCAAACCTCAGCACCTTGATCACCAGCCTGATCAACAACTTCATTAACAACAACATCTGATATTTGTCTTATTTCCTGAAAAAAGACAGCAAAAagatacaaatatataataaaacctaaaaacacaaataataatacatttaaaaaaaaaatataaaaacaccTTATAAACTTCAGCACCATCATCTTTAACACCACCCAAATCATCAACAGCTGCACCATTACCCTCACCATCATCCTACAATGACAAACacgtatgaaaaaaattatacaaattacaaacaaaataaaaattgaaaaattattagaatggaaactaaacattatattatatactaaaataaaataaaaaaaacaacataaaaactcaaaaagtAACCTATCAGTACCTCATTTTCCACATCAATATCATCAAGTTTCCCAGAATCAGAATTATCATCGTCCCCATCACCACCATCACCACTGTCATCACTGCCATCACAGTCATCACAGTCATCACCGCCATCACCGCCATCACCGCCATCACCGCCATCACTTCCATCATCTTCCGCACCACCACTATCATCACTCCCATCACCACCATTTTGATCATCATACCtctaaaacaaatattaataaataacaaaacattaaaataaaaacacacaaaaattaaaaaataaaaaaataataataaaggaaATGAACTTTACCTGACTAGTAACACAATCTTTCAAACCCTCCAATACATCATTT from Cannabis sativa cultivar Pink pepper isolate KNU-18-1 chromosome 2, ASM2916894v1, whole genome shotgun sequence encodes:
- the LOC133035034 gene encoding uncharacterized protein LOC133035034, with the translated sequence MLDAPLDFSIDSVSDKWWFYDLLTPGRCLSDSHLDVIFYYLRKKLKYDPRVTVSVTTTDFNFYNKVVELYENFVKSKKNIDSVPKSNMVIEYMEGYCMYANTRWLFVDYVLIYVHVKDDQHWVLVVFDIRNRCLNVYNSMWSKRDGDKTTGLYIRPLAVMLPICLHLMDFYNRREDIDRSKGWFRGKKDSEKLDVFTVTNLPQQLDK
- the LOC115720526 gene encoding pheromone-processing carboxypeptidase KEX1-like; this translates as MFDDVKHYVMRIINKQSEIGISLKELRKDIDDKFVQFESKMKAHIDSKIEEGLVLYLDKKFSDLNDVLEGLKDCVTSQRYDDQNGGDGSDDSGGAEDDGSDGGDGGDGGDGGDDCDDCDGSDDSGDGGDGDDDNSDSGKLDDIDVENEDDGEGNGAAVDDLGGVKDDGAEVYKVFLYFFFKCIIICVFRFYYIFVSFCCLFSGNKTNIRCCC